A window from Pseudomonas sp. Tri1 encodes these proteins:
- a CDS encoding amino acid aminotransferase, which yields MHFDAIGRVPGDPILGLMEAYGADSNPSKFDLGVGVYKDAQGLTPILQSVKQAEQRLVDRQTTKTYIGGHGDAAFGQLLNELVLGADSPLISAKRAGATQTPGGTGALRLSADFIAQCLPGRGVWLSNPTWPIHETIFAAAGVKASHYPYVGADNRLDFEAMLATLNQAPKGDVVLLHACCHNPTGFDLSHDQWRQVLEVMRRRDLLPLIDFAYQGFGDGLEQDAWAVRLFADALPEVLITSSCSKNFGLYRDRTGALIVCARDADKLLDIRSQLANIARNLWSTPPDHGAAVVATILGDPQLKSLWADEVQAMRLRIAQLRSGLLEALEPHGLRERFAHIGVQRGMFSYTGLTPDQVKQLRQRHSVYMVGTGRANVAGIDATRLDLLAEAIADVCK from the coding sequence ATGCATTTCGATGCCATCGGCCGAGTGCCCGGCGATCCGATCCTCGGCTTGATGGAGGCCTATGGGGCCGACAGCAACCCGAGCAAGTTCGACCTGGGCGTGGGCGTCTACAAAGACGCCCAGGGCCTGACGCCGATTCTTCAGTCCGTTAAGCAGGCTGAGCAGCGGCTGGTGGATCGCCAGACCACCAAGACCTACATCGGCGGTCACGGCGACGCCGCGTTCGGCCAGTTGCTCAATGAGCTGGTACTGGGCGCCGACTCGCCGCTGATCAGCGCAAAACGTGCTGGCGCCACCCAAACCCCGGGTGGCACCGGCGCCCTGCGCCTGAGTGCCGACTTCATCGCCCAATGCCTGCCGGGCCGTGGCGTCTGGCTGAGCAATCCGACCTGGCCGATCCATGAAACCATCTTCGCCGCCGCCGGCGTCAAGGCCAGTCATTACCCCTACGTGGGTGCCGACAATCGCCTGGATTTCGAGGCGATGCTGGCGACCCTGAACCAGGCGCCCAAAGGCGATGTGGTGCTGCTGCACGCCTGCTGCCATAACCCCACTGGCTTCGACCTGTCCCATGATCAATGGCGCCAGGTGCTGGAGGTGATGCGCCGCCGTGACCTGCTGCCGCTGATCGACTTTGCCTACCAGGGCTTTGGCGACGGGCTGGAGCAGGACGCATGGGCGGTTCGGTTATTTGCCGATGCGTTGCCGGAAGTACTGATCACCAGTTCCTGTTCGAAGAACTTCGGCCTGTACCGCGACCGTACCGGCGCGTTGATCGTCTGTGCCCGGGATGCCGACAAGCTGCTGGACATCCGCAGCCAACTGGCGAACATCGCCCGTAACCTGTGGTCGACGCCGCCTGATCATGGCGCAGCGGTGGTGGCGACGATCCTGGGTGACCCGCAGCTCAAAAGCCTGTGGGCCGACGAAGTGCAGGCCATGCGCCTGCGTATCGCTCAGTTACGCAGCGGCCTGCTGGAAGCCCTCGAACCCCACGGCTTGCGCGAGCGCTTCGCGCACATCGGCGTACAGCGCGGGATGTTTTCCTACACCGGGCTGACGCCGGATCAGGTCAAACAGCTGCGCCAGCGCCATAGCGTCTACATGGTCGGCACGGGCCGGGCCAACGTGGCGGGCATCGACGCTACGCGCCTGGATCTGTTGGCCGAGGCTATTGCGGACGTTTGCAAATAA
- the phhA gene encoding phenylalanine 4-monooxygenase: MKQTQYVAREPDAQGFIHYPAEEHAVWNTLITRQLKVIEGRACQEYLDGIDKLGLPHDRIPQLGEINKVLGETTGWQVARVPALIPFQTFFELLASKQFPVATFIRTREELDYLQEPDIFHEIFGHCPLLTNPWFAEFTHTYGKLGLQASKEERVYLARLYWMTIEFGLVQTPQGRRIYGGGILSSPKETVYCLSDEPEHQAFDPVEAMRTPYRIDILQPVYFVLPELKRLFDLAHEDIMGMVKRGRELGLHTPKFPPKAA, translated from the coding sequence ATGAAGCAGACGCAGTACGTGGCCCGCGAGCCCGATGCGCAAGGTTTTATCCACTACCCCGCCGAAGAACATGCGGTGTGGAACACGCTGATCACCCGCCAGCTGAAAGTCATCGAAGGCCGTGCGTGCCAGGAATACCTGGACGGCATCGACAAGCTTGGCCTGCCCCACGACCGTATCCCGCAACTGGGCGAAATCAACAAGGTGCTGGGCGAAACCACGGGCTGGCAGGTCGCCCGGGTGCCGGCGCTGATCCCCTTCCAGACCTTTTTCGAATTGCTCGCCAGCAAGCAGTTTCCGGTGGCGACCTTTATTCGTACCCGCGAAGAACTGGATTACCTGCAAGAGCCGGACATTTTTCACGAGATCTTCGGCCACTGCCCGCTGCTGACCAACCCCTGGTTTGCCGAATTCACCCACACCTACGGCAAACTCGGCCTACAGGCCTCCAAGGAAGAACGCGTCTATCTGGCGCGCCTGTACTGGATGACCATCGAGTTCGGCCTGGTGCAAACGCCGCAAGGCCGGCGCATCTACGGTGGCGGCATCCTGTCCTCACCCAAGGAAACCGTTTACTGCCTGTCGGACGAACCGGAGCATCAAGCCTTCGATCCGGTGGAAGCGATGCGCACGCCATATCGCATCGACATCCTGCAACCGGTGTACTTCGTGCTGCCTGAACTCAAGCGCCTGTTCGACCTGGCCCACGAAGACATCATGGGCATGGTCAAGCGCGGTCGGGAACTGGGCTTGCATACACCTAAATTTCCACCAAAAGCGGCGTGA
- a CDS encoding 4a-hydroxytetrahydrobiopterin dehydratase, which produces MNTLNQAHCEACRADAPQVSDEELPVLIKQIPDWNIEVRDGVMQLEKVFLFKNFKHALAFTNAVGEISEAEGHHPGLLTEWGKVTVTWWSHSIKGLHRNDFIMAARTDDVAKTAEGRK; this is translated from the coding sequence ATGAACACTCTGAACCAAGCCCATTGCGAAGCCTGCCGCGCCGACGCCCCGCAAGTCAGCGACGAAGAACTGCCGGTACTGATCAAGCAGATCCCGGACTGGAACATCGAAGTGCGCGACGGCGTGATGCAGTTGGAAAAAGTCTTCCTGTTCAAGAATTTCAAGCACGCCCTGGCATTCACCAACGCCGTCGGTGAAATCTCCGAGGCCGAAGGTCACCACCCTGGCCTGCTCACCGAGTGGGGCAAAGTCACCGTGACCTGGTGGAGCCACTCCATCAAGGGCCTGCACCGCAATGACTTCATCATGGCCGCCCGTACCGATGACGTGGCCAAGACTGCCGAGGGCCGCAAGTAA
- a CDS encoding sigma-54-dependent transcriptional regulator, whose product MRIKVHCQNRIGILRDILNLLVEYGINVARGEVGGEHGNAIYLHCPNLINIQFQALRPKFEGIAGVFGVKRVGLMPSERRHMELNALLGALEFPVLSIDMGGSIVAANRAAAQLLGVRVDEVPGIPLSRYAEDFDLPELVRANQSRINGLRVKVKGDVFLADIAPLQSEHDDSEAMAGAVLTLHRADRVGERIYNVRKQELRGFDSIFQSSKVMAAVVREARRMAPLDAPLLIEGETGTGKELLARACHLASPRGQSPLMALNCAGLPESMAETELFGYGPGAFEGARAEGKLGLLELTAGGTLFLDGVGEMSPRLQVKLLRFLQDGCFRRVGSDEEVYLDVRVICATQVDLSELCARGEFRQDLYHRLNVLSLHIPPLRECLDGLAPLVEHFLDQASRQIGCALPKLAPAAMERLSHYHWPGNVRQLENVLFQAVSLCDGGTVKAEHIRLPDYGVRQPLGDFSLEGGLDDIVGRFEKAVLERLYSEHPSSRQLGKRLGVSHTTIANKLREYAVGKDSA is encoded by the coding sequence ATGCGCATCAAAGTCCATTGCCAGAACCGCATCGGCATCCTGCGGGACATTCTCAACCTGTTGGTGGAGTACGGCATCAACGTCGCCCGAGGGGAGGTCGGTGGCGAACATGGCAATGCGATTTATCTGCACTGCCCGAACCTGATCAACATCCAATTTCAGGCGCTGCGTCCGAAATTCGAAGGCATCGCTGGGGTATTTGGCGTCAAGCGCGTAGGGCTGATGCCCAGTGAACGTCGGCACATGGAGCTCAATGCGTTGCTCGGTGCCTTGGAGTTCCCGGTGCTGTCCATCGACATGGGCGGCTCCATCGTCGCGGCCAACCGGGCGGCGGCGCAGTTGCTCGGGGTGCGGGTGGATGAGGTGCCCGGGATTCCGCTGTCGCGCTACGCCGAAGATTTCGATTTGCCGGAGCTGGTGCGCGCCAACCAGTCGCGGATCAACGGGTTGCGGGTCAAGGTCAAGGGCGATGTGTTCCTGGCCGACATCGCGCCGCTGCAATCGGAGCACGACGACAGCGAGGCCATGGCCGGCGCGGTACTGACGTTGCACCGGGCCGACCGGGTCGGCGAGCGGATCTATAACGTGCGCAAGCAGGAGCTTCGCGGCTTCGACAGTATTTTCCAGAGTTCCAAAGTAATGGCCGCGGTGGTTCGTGAGGCCCGGCGCATGGCACCGCTGGATGCACCGCTATTGATAGAAGGCGAAACCGGTACCGGTAAGGAATTGCTGGCTCGCGCCTGTCACTTGGCCAGTCCGCGCGGGCAATCGCCACTGATGGCACTCAACTGTGCCGGGCTGCCGGAGTCCATGGCCGAGACCGAACTGTTCGGCTATGGCCCCGGCGCCTTCGAAGGTGCCCGGGCCGAAGGCAAGCTGGGCCTGCTGGAGCTGACCGCCGGGGGCACGCTGTTTCTCGACGGGGTAGGGGAGATGAGCCCGCGCCTGCAAGTGAAACTGCTGCGCTTTCTGCAGGACGGTTGCTTCCGTCGCGTAGGCAGTGATGAAGAGGTGTACCTGGACGTCCGGGTGATCTGCGCCACTCAGGTCGACTTGTCCGAGCTCTGCGCCCGGGGCGAATTCCGCCAGGATTTGTACCACCGATTGAACGTCCTTTCCCTGCACATTCCACCCTTGCGCGAATGCCTCGACGGCCTGGCACCGCTGGTGGAGCACTTCCTCGACCAGGCCAGCCGCCAGATCGGTTGTGCATTGCCCAAGCTGGCCCCGGCGGCGATGGAGCGTCTGAGTCACTACCACTGGCCGGGCAACGTCCGGCAGTTGGAAAACGTCCTGTTCCAGGCCGTTTCCCTGTGCGACGGCGGCACGGTGAAAGCCGAACATATTCGCCTGCCGGACTACGGCGTGCGTCAGCCGCTTGGCGATTTCTCCCTTGAAGGTGGGTTGGACGACATAGTCGGACGCTTCGAAAAG
- a CDS encoding NAD(P)H nitroreductase — translation MQALDALLNRVSVPRLVDPAPTPEQREVMFAAAMRAPDHGQLRPWRFLTVEGQARHRMGELLAEAARLSDPQAPEAAVEKALNGPLRAPLVVVVIARLQEHFKIPKSEQRLAAGCAAHGILLAAYAQGVGGVWRTGELSYSPHVAKGLGLEEGEEVIGFLYLGTPQKEARTAPKVETAEFVSEWSGQ, via the coding sequence ATGCAGGCTCTCGACGCTTTGCTCAACCGTGTTTCCGTCCCGCGCCTGGTCGACCCGGCGCCTACGCCGGAACAGCGCGAGGTCATGTTCGCCGCTGCGATGCGGGCCCCGGATCACGGCCAGTTGCGGCCATGGCGTTTTCTGACGGTCGAAGGGCAGGCGCGTCATCGCATGGGCGAGCTCCTGGCCGAAGCGGCGCGGCTCAGTGATCCACAGGCACCCGAGGCCGCCGTGGAGAAGGCCCTCAACGGCCCGTTGCGCGCGCCCCTGGTCGTGGTGGTCATCGCCCGTTTGCAGGAGCATTTCAAGATCCCCAAATCCGAACAGCGGCTGGCGGCCGGCTGCGCGGCCCACGGGATCCTGCTGGCGGCTTACGCCCAAGGCGTTGGCGGGGTCTGGCGTACGGGGGAGTTGTCCTACTCACCTCATGTCGCCAAAGGGCTTGGCCTTGAAGAAGGGGAAGAGGTGATCGGTTTCCTCTACCTGGGCACGCCGCAGAAAGAAGCGCGTACGGCGCCGAAGGTGGAAACGGCAGAGTTTGTCAGTGAGTGGAGCGGTCAATAA
- a CDS encoding TrkH family potassium uptake protein codes for MALPTLRIIGFIIGIFLITLAIFMVVPMATLLVFERTGDLPSFLWSSMITFVAGLALILPGRPEHVHLRPRDMYLLTVSSWLVVCIFAALPFLLTQHISYTDSFFESMSGITATGATVLSGLDTMSPGILMWRSLLHWLGGIGFIAMAVAILPLLRIGGMRLFQTESSDRSEKVMPRSHMVARLIVASYVGITILGTLALWWAGMSPFDAINHSMSAISTGGFSTSDLSLAKWTQPAVHWVAIVIMILGSLPFALYVSMLRGNRRALIKDQQVQGLLGVLLVTWVVLGTWYWATTDLHWLDALRHVALNVTSIVTTTGFALGDYSLWGNFSLMLFFYLGFVGGCSGSTAGGIKIFRFQVAYILLRANLNQLIHPRAVIKQKYNGHRLDEEIVRSILTFSFFFAITICVIALLLSLLGVEWMTALTGAASTVSGVGPGLGETIGPAGNFAPLPDAAKWILSGGMLLGRLEIITVFVLCIPAFWRH; via the coding sequence ATGGCGTTGCCGACCCTGCGGATCATTGGTTTCATCATCGGCATCTTCCTGATCACCCTGGCGATCTTCATGGTCGTGCCCATGGCCACCTTGCTGGTCTTCGAGCGTACCGGCGACCTGCCGTCGTTTCTCTGGTCGAGCATGATCACTTTCGTCGCCGGCCTGGCCCTGATCCTCCCCGGACGCCCGGAACACGTACACCTGCGCCCGCGCGACATGTACCTGCTGACTGTCAGCAGTTGGCTGGTGGTGTGTATCTTTGCCGCGCTGCCTTTCCTGCTGACCCAGCACATCAGCTACACGGATTCGTTCTTTGAAAGCATGTCGGGGATCACGGCCACCGGTGCCACGGTCCTGAGCGGCCTGGACACCATGTCCCCCGGCATCCTGATGTGGCGCTCGCTGCTACACTGGCTCGGCGGTATCGGCTTCATCGCCATGGCGGTGGCGATCCTGCCATTGCTGCGCATCGGTGGCATGCGGCTGTTCCAGACCGAGTCGTCGGACCGCTCGGAAAAAGTCATGCCCCGCTCCCACATGGTGGCGCGGTTGATCGTGGCGTCCTACGTGGGCATCACCATACTCGGCACCCTGGCGCTCTGGTGGGCCGGGATGAGCCCGTTCGATGCCATCAACCATTCGATGTCGGCGATCTCCACCGGCGGTTTTTCCACCTCTGACCTGTCCCTGGCCAAATGGACCCAGCCGGCGGTGCACTGGGTCGCCATCGTCATCATGATCCTCGGCAGCCTGCCGTTTGCCCTGTACGTCTCGATGCTGCGGGGCAATCGTCGGGCACTGATCAAGGACCAGCAGGTCCAGGGCTTGCTCGGGGTGCTGCTGGTGACCTGGGTGGTGCTCGGCACCTGGTATTGGGCGACCACCGACCTGCATTGGCTGGACGCCCTGCGGCACGTGGCGCTGAATGTGACATCGATCGTCACCACCACCGGCTTCGCCCTGGGGGACTACAGCCTGTGGGGCAATTTCTCGCTGATGCTGTTCTTTTACCTGGGCTTCGTCGGCGGCTGCTCTGGCTCGACTGCCGGCGGGATCAAGATCTTCCGCTTCCAGGTCGCCTATATCCTGCTTCGGGCCAACCTCAATCAACTGATCCATCCCCGCGCAGTGATCAAGCAGAAATACAACGGTCACCGTCTCGACGAAGAAATCGTCCGCTCGATCCTCACCTTTTCGTTCTTCTTCGCCATCACCATCTGCGTGATCGCCCTGCTGTTGTCGCTGCTCGGGGTGGAGTGGATGACCGCGCTGACCGGCGCGGCCAGTACCGTGTCCGGGGTCGGCCCGGGGCTCGGGGAGACCATTGGCCCGGCCGGCAACTTTGCTCCGCTGCCGGATGCGGCAAAATGGATTCTGTCAGGTGGCATGCTGCTGGGCCGGCTGGAGATCATCACGGTGTTCGTGTTGTGCATCCCGGCGTTCTGGCGTCACTGA